One Kryptolebias marmoratus isolate JLee-2015 linkage group LG21, ASM164957v2, whole genome shotgun sequence DNA segment encodes these proteins:
- the idi1 gene encoding isopentenyl-diphosphate Delta-isomerase 1 isoform X2: MSFAMAPAVWAVLRTVSRSGVAVLKANAPERSAPRRLGPGVTRCCRARSSEVRRPQSAARMPEIPTDHLDEKQVQLLSEMCIVIDENDQKVGADTKKNCHLNSNIDKGLLHRAFSVFLFNSDDKLLLQQRSDAKITFPDSELEEKEALGVRRAAQRRLQAELGIPLEQVPPEEMTYLTRIHYKAQSDGVWGEHEIDYILFMQKDVELSPDPNEIKHHCYVSKEELKAMLEKAKRKELEITPWFSLIADTFLFKWWDNLHNLKQFMDHSDIHRM; this comes from the exons ATGTCTTTT gcCATGGCCCCAGCTGTGTGGGCGGTGCTTCGGACGGTATCCCGTTCGGGAGTCGCGGTGCTGAAAGCTAACGCACCTGAACGATCGGCTCCACGGAGACTCGGGCCTGGTGTTACCCGCTGCTGCAGAGCTCGATCCAG TGAGGTGAGAAGGCCGCAGTCTGCAGCCAGGATGCCTGAGATCCCCACAGATCACCTGGATGAGAAGCAGGTGCAGCTGCTCTCTGAGATGTGCATCGTCATCGACGAGAACGACCAGAAGGTCGGAGCAGACACCAAGAAAAACTGCCACCTCAACTCAAACATCGACAAAG GTTTACTGCACCGAGCTTTCAGCGTCTTCCTTTTCAACAGTGATGACAAGCTGCTCCTACAGCAGAGGTCTGACGCCAAAATCACTTTTCCAG ACAGCGagctggaggagaaggaggcgtTAGGAGTGAGGAGGGCCGCTCAGAGGAGACTCCAAGCTGAGCTGGGAATCCCTCTGGAGCAG GTGCCACCCGAGGAAATGACATACTTAACACGAATCCACTACAAGGCCCAGTCGGACGGTGTTTGGGGAGAACATGAGATCGATTACATTCTCTTCATGCAGAAG GACGTGGAGCTGAGTCCAGATCCCAATGAGATCAAGCACCACTGCTACGTGAGCAAAGAGGAGCTGAAAGCCATGTTGGAAAAGGCCAAGCGCAAGGAGCTGGAGATCACTCCCTGGTTCAGCCTCATTGCAGACACCTTCCTCTTCAAGTGGTGGGACAACCTGCACAACCTCAAGCAGTTCATGGATCACAGCGACATCCACCGCATGTAG
- the idi1 gene encoding isopentenyl-diphosphate Delta-isomerase 1 isoform X3: MPEIPTDHLDEKQVQLLSEMCIVIDENDQKVGADTKKNCHLNSNIDKGLLHRAFSVFLFNSDDKLLLQQRSDAKITFPDCFTNTCCSHPLHTDSELEEKEALGVRRAAQRRLQAELGIPLEQVPPEEMTYLTRIHYKAQSDGVWGEHEIDYILFMQKDVELSPDPNEIKHHCYVSKEELKAMLEKAKRKELEITPWFSLIADTFLFKWWDNLHNLKQFMDHSDIHRM; encoded by the exons ATGCCTGAGATCCCCACAGATCACCTGGATGAGAAGCAGGTGCAGCTGCTCTCTGAGATGTGCATCGTCATCGACGAGAACGACCAGAAGGTCGGAGCAGACACCAAGAAAAACTGCCACCTCAACTCAAACATCGACAAAG GTTTACTGCACCGAGCTTTCAGCGTCTTCCTTTTCAACAGTGATGACAAGCTGCTCCTACAGCAGAGGTCTGACGCCAAAATCACTTTTCCAG ACTGTTTCACGAATACATGCTGCAGTCATCCTTTACACACAGACAGCGagctggaggagaaggaggcgtTAGGAGTGAGGAGGGCCGCTCAGAGGAGACTCCAAGCTGAGCTGGGAATCCCTCTGGAGCAG GTGCCACCCGAGGAAATGACATACTTAACACGAATCCACTACAAGGCCCAGTCGGACGGTGTTTGGGGAGAACATGAGATCGATTACATTCTCTTCATGCAGAAG GACGTGGAGCTGAGTCCAGATCCCAATGAGATCAAGCACCACTGCTACGTGAGCAAAGAGGAGCTGAAAGCCATGTTGGAAAAGGCCAAGCGCAAGGAGCTGGAGATCACTCCCTGGTTCAGCCTCATTGCAGACACCTTCCTCTTCAAGTGGTGGGACAACCTGCACAACCTCAAGCAGTTCATGGATCACAGCGACATCCACCGCATGTAG
- the idi1 gene encoding isopentenyl-diphosphate Delta-isomerase 1 isoform X1: MSFAMAPAVWAVLRTVSRSGVAVLKANAPERSAPRRLGPGVTRCCRARSSEVRRPQSAARMPEIPTDHLDEKQVQLLSEMCIVIDENDQKVGADTKKNCHLNSNIDKGLLHRAFSVFLFNSDDKLLLQQRSDAKITFPDCFTNTCCSHPLHTDSELEEKEALGVRRAAQRRLQAELGIPLEQVPPEEMTYLTRIHYKAQSDGVWGEHEIDYILFMQKDVELSPDPNEIKHHCYVSKEELKAMLEKAKRKELEITPWFSLIADTFLFKWWDNLHNLKQFMDHSDIHRM, translated from the exons ATGTCTTTT gcCATGGCCCCAGCTGTGTGGGCGGTGCTTCGGACGGTATCCCGTTCGGGAGTCGCGGTGCTGAAAGCTAACGCACCTGAACGATCGGCTCCACGGAGACTCGGGCCTGGTGTTACCCGCTGCTGCAGAGCTCGATCCAG TGAGGTGAGAAGGCCGCAGTCTGCAGCCAGGATGCCTGAGATCCCCACAGATCACCTGGATGAGAAGCAGGTGCAGCTGCTCTCTGAGATGTGCATCGTCATCGACGAGAACGACCAGAAGGTCGGAGCAGACACCAAGAAAAACTGCCACCTCAACTCAAACATCGACAAAG GTTTACTGCACCGAGCTTTCAGCGTCTTCCTTTTCAACAGTGATGACAAGCTGCTCCTACAGCAGAGGTCTGACGCCAAAATCACTTTTCCAG ACTGTTTCACGAATACATGCTGCAGTCATCCTTTACACACAGACAGCGagctggaggagaaggaggcgtTAGGAGTGAGGAGGGCCGCTCAGAGGAGACTCCAAGCTGAGCTGGGAATCCCTCTGGAGCAG GTGCCACCCGAGGAAATGACATACTTAACACGAATCCACTACAAGGCCCAGTCGGACGGTGTTTGGGGAGAACATGAGATCGATTACATTCTCTTCATGCAGAAG GACGTGGAGCTGAGTCCAGATCCCAATGAGATCAAGCACCACTGCTACGTGAGCAAAGAGGAGCTGAAAGCCATGTTGGAAAAGGCCAAGCGCAAGGAGCTGGAGATCACTCCCTGGTTCAGCCTCATTGCAGACACCTTCCTCTTCAAGTGGTGGGACAACCTGCACAACCTCAAGCAGTTCATGGATCACAGCGACATCCACCGCATGTAG